The Anopheles merus strain MAF chromosome 2L, AmerM5.1, whole genome shotgun sequence genome has a segment encoding these proteins:
- the LOC121594022 gene encoding uncharacterized protein LOC121594022 gives MEGNAAPTEPPVCNIDKRPENQTYISAWRDRSEFQSVYEKIFNSRPDDIETKEDALRWLKMWRTRQMKEVPICVRCTFQILEAQVFDLRSRRAASDEAGNAMEIKNIYAGAFTRFINFLTEGGGTRKKSIADSVREIGIETYLVELRHLCAHRSVSISIDVFRRSAQYCMDWLKRAYWQRELSGMQPVSLTTLKYCYVAEDQLPDMSVILRTYDAVTAARVRRAYTLEMAIESVGLAEAETKLLEVHAQEHRSVRLPVIVRQTVRLLRELPLPATQTAVNAVCKAVLEHCRRMFADAVRYGDDEQVPLGKIHSELFRTLAAMGCLQTLFEQLMVICEQEQPVTATGQEDQRPWAKYWAHRIAFAYQLLKEFKKACRTWPVERLGRFGGAQRNLSAKQWYAGRLKSAVDQHLMLGFSVDCPWHMKLSRAYVLARLTAMNDHTKDIVPVLLALLEPPLSPTQQQKIRKLTEVYNSDALPTTGTSGAKGKAKGSGNGTKDTDAEKVYTADDVMEVVAKKRAHCKPLEVGTCLSKKVKRYGPWTDPDVEVDWSTYPLGSCPT, from the exons ATGGAAGGTAATGCCGCACCGACCGAACCGCCGGTGTGCAACATCGACAAGCGACCGGAGAACCAAACGTACATTTCGGCATGGCGTGACAG ATCCGAGTTCCAATCGGTGTATGAAAAGATATTCAACTCCCGCCCGGACGACATCGAAACGAAGGAGGATGCGCTCCGGTGGCTCAAGATGTGGCGCACCCGGCAGATGAAGGAGGTCCCGATCTGCGTTCGCTGCACGTTCCAAATACTCGAGGCGCAGGTGTTCGATCTGCGCAGCCGGCGGGCCGCCAGTGACGAGGCGGGCAACGCGATGGAGATTAAAAACATCTACGCCGGTGCGTTCACGCGCTTCATCAACTTTCTCACCGAGGGCGGGGGCACGCGCAAGAAAAGCATCGCCGACTCGGTGCGCGAGATCGGCATCGAGACGTACCTGGTCGAGCTGCGGCATCTGTGTGCGCATCGGTCCGTCTCGATCTCGATCGACGTGTTCCGCCGGTCGGCCCAGTACTGTATGGATTGGCTGAAGCGGGCGTACTGGCAGCGGGAGCTGTCCGGCATGCAGCCGGTCAGTCTGACCACGCTGAAGTACTGCTACGTGGCGGAAGATCAGCTGCCGGACATGAGCGTCATCCTGCGGACGTACGACGCGGTGACGGCGGCACGTGTCCGCCGAGCGTACACGCTGGAAATGGCCATCGAGAGCGTGGGGCTGGCGGAGGCCGAAACGAAGCTGCTGGAAGTGCACGCGCAAGAGCATCGGTCCGTCCGGTTGCCGGTGATCGTGCGGCAAACGGTACGGTTGCTGAGGGAATTGCCGCTGCCGGCCACCCAGACCGCTGTGAATGCTGTGTGCAAGGCCGTGCTTGAGCACTGTAGGCGCATGTTTGCAGATGCTGTTCGGTACGGGGACGACGAGCAGGTACCCTTGGGCAAGATACACTCGGAGCTGTTCCGGACGCTTGCGGCCATGGGCTGTCTGCAGACGTTGTTCGAGCAGTTGATGGTGATCTGCGAGCAGGAGCAACCGGTCACCGCCACCGGCCAGGAGGATCAGCGCCCGTGGGCAAAGTATTGGGCGCATCGGATCGCGTTCGCGTACCAGCTGCTGAAGGAGTTTAAGAAAGCGTGCCGCACGTGGCCCGTGGAACGGTTGGGCCGGTTCGGTGGTGCGCAGCGCAATCTTTCGGCCAAGCAGTGGTACGCCGGGCGGTTAAAGTCGGCCGTCGATCAGCATCTAATGTTGGGATTTTCCGTCGACTGTCCCTGGCACATGAAGCTGTCCCGGGCGTACGTCCTAGCGCGGCTAACGGCGATGAATGACCACACCAAGGACATTGTGCCGGT ACTACTTGCCCTACTGGAACCACCACTTTCGCcaacgcagcagcaaaagatTCGCAAACTAACGGAGGTGTACAATTCGGACGCTCTTCCCACAACTGGCACCAGCGGAGCCAAAGGGAAGGCAAAGGGCAGTGGCAACGGGACGAAAGACACGGATGCGGAAAAGGTTTACACGGCGGACGATGTGATGGAAGTGGTGGCAAAGAAGCGAGCACACTGCAAACCGTTGGAAGTCGGCACGTGCCTCAGCAAGAAGGTGAAACGATACGGCCCGTGGACCGATCCGGACGTAGAGGTGGACTGGAGTACCTATCCGCTCGGTTCGTGTCCCACGTAA
- the LOC121593992 gene encoding pyrroline-5-carboxylate reductase 1-like codes for MEEEAALAAATTAVNASTAAMLLLSGHSTSHHHHHHHHQQHDFKWTHERCLLLLHEYDLLKDKFKDRKHKKKDLWAEISMKFKKIYAYDLEWDVAYKKFRNLKQTFEQVRAKMQQQAITGQISNRPKWAYFEKFQQILDDPGIPAYSYGDPAAAVHHKHEEQEEQEDHHHHHLHHNARHDHHIHQHHDHHAGQQHVVHAHLDPATVGQVLAAGEDFTDTLVTVFPMGEEEEEEQQELEIPSQPVEESGEEEAVTATASKVEQIEEQLQEVEEEEEPVLLEEAAEEEELTVEQQHHHHQQQLDETEEAPHRKRFRRLNDYEQERLLIEREKLVTLREIQRGIECKNDILRGILHVLQSRVWQAHATE; via the exons ATGGAGGAGGAAGCGGCGCTGGCAGCGGCAACGACGGCCGTGAACGCATCCACCGcggcgatgctgctgctgagcggACACAGTAcctcgcaccaccaccaccaccaccaccaccaacagcacgATTTCAAATGGACGCACGAgcgctgcctgctgctgctgcacgagtACGATCTGCTGAAGGACAAGTTTAAGGATCGCAAGCACAAAAAGAAGGACCTGTGGGCGGAGATCAGCATGAAGTTCAAGAAGATCTACGCGTACGATCTCGAGTGGGACGTTGCGTACAAAAAGTTTCGAAATCTCAAACAAACGTTCGAACAG gtGCGAGCCAAAATGCAACAGCAAGCCATTACCGGGCAGATTAGCAACCGCCCCAAGTGGGCGTACTTTGAAAAGTTCCAGCAAATACTGGACGATCCCGGCATCCCGGCGTACAGCTACGGCGATCCTGCCGCCGCAGTCCATCACAAGCACGAGGAGCAAGAGGAACAGGaagaccatcatcatcatcatctacaTCACAACGCGCGACACGATCATCACATACACCAGCACCACGATCACCATGCGGGGCAGCAGCACGTGGTGCACGCGCACCTCGATCCGGCCACCGTCGGGCAGGTGCTGGCGGCCGGGGAAGACTTTACCGACACGCTCGTGACCGTGTTCCCGATgggcgaggaggaggaggaggagcagcaggAGCTGGAAATTCCTTCCCAACCGGTGGAAGAGAGCGGCGAGGAGGAGGCGGTGACGGCGACCGCCTCGAAGGTAGAGCAGATAGAGGAACAGCTTCAGGAggtggaggaagaggaggaaccGGTACTGCTGGAGGAGGCTGCCGAGGAGGAAGAGCTGAcggtggagcagcagcaccaccatcaccagcagcagctggacgAGACGGAGGAGGCGCCGCACCGGAAGCGCTTCCGGCGGCTCAACGACTACGAGCAGGAGCGGCTGCTGATCGAGCGGGAAAAGCTGGTCACGCTGCGGGAGATACAGCGCGGCATCGAGTGCAAAAATGACATCCTGCGCGGGATACTGCACGTGCTACAGTCCAGGGTATGGCAGGCACATGCCACGGAATGA
- the LOC121593993 gene encoding transcription initiation factor TFIID subunit 3-like, which yields MESNYPSHMLEVSVAQMCLTVGWSKTKPSALTYLTALLERYLRKIAQLCMGSAELNNRTAANLNDLAFVFVYLRIDMEQLVEYCREVTPNPLPYPVPFVAVPNGGHLSRLPSFAVPRNELKRKRPSAAGNGE from the coding sequence ATGGAGTCCAACTACCCGTCGCACATGCTGGAAGTGTCCGTCGCCCAGATGTGCCTCACAGTCGGCTGGTCCAAGACAAAGCCGTCCGCCCTCACCTATTTGACCGCCCTGCTCGAGCGCTATTTACGCAAAATCGCCCAGCTTTGCATGGGCTCGGCCGAGCTGAACAACCGTACCGCCGCCAATCTGAACGATCTCGCCTTCGTGTTCGTGTATCTGCGCATCGATATGGAGCAGCTCGTGGAGTACTGCCGCGAGGTGACGCCGAACCCGCTGCCCTACCCGGTACCGTTCGTGGCCGTACCGAACGGTGGCCACCTGTCGCGATTGCCATCGTTTGCTGTGCCGCGGAACGAGCTGAAACGGAAGCGACCATCGGCTGCTGGGAATGGAGAgtaa